The following proteins are encoded in a genomic region of Drosophila miranda strain MSH22 chromosome 4, D.miranda_PacBio2.1, whole genome shotgun sequence:
- the LOC108163585 gene encoding uncharacterized protein LOC108163585 isoform X2 yields MYTSFLLVDDMEQWVTDTFYSYFPGFNNENQKRQTYLRERQRENQQNFLKHQMLHPPVTKHQRPGQVRKPSQPSPAPAPAPALASTLARSSQSSTSTSNHSTTDKTDLELIVNSNPNYVPPKVRSTTTRNKLLQDLGHVELSNIVTGDGIMERNLRSAELETARKKDYQRDLMLQIEEKRRSIELLREKERRQEEALTRRLETQLKTIKLEEQLEKERVRNEKARIDSEHNRLMRDQLLAKLEQDAQLLLVKESNNLAETPRSHRSKNIHNSANNISTEATANKVYKYFSNSAHHEYRRGQPLPPAVELDFELPQMAKIERECFHLCEKICPLCDEPLKSYESCCLRCQRKLAVKLKQTENGNEKQPQDQIGEEEEESPRDPDGDPLHNCESSYALVCHKCERLYAMCSQCLAKSDVCRACQRERNVCMNCRRNLCSFCLEEVACGRNTERTHINETDADRQPHSDNAFRVLDLNYAVPAAKESTASNLMQSDASPPYSINIARNSVFHSDYKSTPVKPSFVEELPTFSGSANASLEIDSADEQAMERVRRQTDKRLSRYLQNYGDLASKQQKKLIKKEQEQLQLHRSKSESRHRGTQTMPQSFARRDVVLREAPGHNLSMPLLREMPKMTRKETGATLPVNGQRGIDSLKKRWEVPAVQKFSVSNSSPKILTQVGAIRKQLQAARFLDDVVEPEDY; encoded by the exons ATGTACACAAGCTTCTTGCTGGTG GATGATATGGAGCAATGGGTTACGGACACATTTTATTCGTATTTCCCCGGCTTTAACAATGAAAATCAGAAACGGCAAACTTATTTGCGTGAGCGACAGCGCGAGAACCAGCAGAACTTTCTCAAGCACCAG ATGCTTCATCCGCCGGTCACAAAGCATCAGCGACCGGGACAAGTGAGGAAGCCATCGCAACCGTcaccagcgccagcgccagctcCAGCTTTGGCCTCCACACTGGCGCGATCCAGCCAATCCAGCACAAGCACCTCGAATCACAGCACCACGGACAAGACTGATTTAGAGTTAATTGTAAATAGTAACCCGAACTATGTGCCGCCCAAAGTCCGCTCGACCACCACACGTAACAAGCTGCTGCAGGACCTGGGCCATGTGGAGCTGTCGAATATTGTGACGGGCGACGGGATTATGGAGCGTAATCTGCGTAGTGCCGAGCTGGAGACGGCCCGCAAAAAGGATTATCAACGCGATCTTATGCTACAGATTGAGGAGAAGCGCCGCTCCATAGAGTTGCTCAGGGAGAAGGAGCGTCGACAGGAGGAGGCACTCACCAG ACGACTGGAGACCCAACTAAAAACCATTAAGCTAGAAGAGCAATTGGAAAAGGAGCGCGTGCGAAATGAAAAG GCTCGCATTGACTCGGAACATAACCGCTTGATGCGCGACCAGTTGCTGGCCAAGCTGGAGCAGGACGcacagctgctgctggtcaAGGAGAGCAACAACCTGGCCGAAACACCGAGATCGCATCGGAGTAAAAACATCCACAACAGCGCAAATAATATTAGCACCGAAGCCACCGCCAACAAGGTGTATAAATACTTTAGTAACTCTGCACACCACGAGTACAGACGTGGCCAGCCGCTGCCGCCGGCCGTTGAGCTGGACTTTGAGCTGCCGCAAATGGCCAAGATCGAACGAGAGTGCTTCCATCTGTGCGAGAAGATATGCCCGCTGTGCGATGAGCCCCTGAAGAGCTACGAGAGCTGCTGTCTGCGGTGCCAGCGAAAGCTGGCAGTGAAACTGAAGCAGACGGAAAACGGCAACGAAAAGCAGCCCCAGGATCAAATTGGAGAGGAGGAAGAGGAATCGCCGCGTGATCCAGACGGCGACCCCCTTCACAACTGCGAGAGCAGCTATGCCCTGGTCTGCCACAAGTGCGAGCGCTTATACGCCATGTGCAGCCAGTGCCTGGCCAAGAGCGATGTGTGTCGAGCGTGCCAGCGAGAGCGGAATGTCTGCATGAACTGTCGCCGCAACTTGTGTTCGTTTTGCCTCGAGGAGGTTGCCTGCGGCCGCAACACGGAACGGACACATATCAATGAGACGGATGCTGACCGGCAACCACATTCGGACAACGCCTTTCGAGTACTGGATCTGAATTATGCAGTTCCAGCAGCTAAGGAGTCAACGGCCAGCAACCTGATGCAATCCGACGCATCGCCTCCCTACTCCATCAACATTGCACGTAACTCCGTGTTCCATTCCGACTACAAGTCGACGCCTGTCAAGCCATCCTTTGTGGAGGAGCTGCCGACGTTTTCGGGGAGTGCTAACGCTAGCCTTGAGATTGACAGCGCTGACGAGCAGGCCATGGAGAGGGTTCGGAGACAAACGGACAAGCGCTTATCGCGCTATCTCCAAAACTACGGAGATCTGGCTTCCAAGCAGCAAAAGAAGCTCATCAagaaggagcaggagcagttgcagttgcaccGCAGCAAGAGTGAATCCCGTCATCGTGGAACTCAAACGATGCCCCAATCTTTCGCCAGACGCGATGTGGTCCTGAGAGAGGCCCCTGGGCATAATCTATCGATGCCGCTGCTGCGTGAAATGCCCAAAATGACGCGCAAAGAGACGGGCGCCACATTGCCCGTGAATGGACAGCGGGGCATCGACAGTCTCAAAAAGCGCTGGGAG GTTCCTGCCGTGCAAAAGTTCTCCGTTTCCAACTCATCGCCCAAAATCCTCACTCAGGTGGGAGCCATCCGCAAACAGTTACAGGCTGCCCGGTTCTTGGACGATGTTGTCGAACCTGAAGATTATTGA
- the LOC108163585 gene encoding uncharacterized protein LOC108163585 isoform X3 — MHSYDDMEQWVTDTFYSYFPGFNNENQKRQTYLRERQRENQQNFLKHQMLHPPVTKHQRPGQVRKPSQPSPAPAPAPALASTLARSSQSSTSTSNHSTTDKTDLELIVNSNPNYVPPKVRSTTTRNKLLQDLGHVELSNIVTGDGIMERNLRSAELETARKKDYQRDLMLQIEEKRRSIELLREKERRQEEALTRRLETQLKTIKLEEQLEKERVRNEKARIDSEHNRLMRDQLLAKLEQDAQLLLVKESNNLAETPRSHRSKNIHNSANNISTEATANKVYKYFSNSAHHEYRRGQPLPPAVELDFELPQMAKIERECFHLCEKICPLCDEPLKSYESCCLRCQRKLAVKLKQTENGNEKQPQDQIGEEEEESPRDPDGDPLHNCESSYALVCHKCERLYAMCSQCLAKSDVCRACQRERNVCMNCRRNLCSFCLEEVACGRNTERTHINETDADRQPHSDNAFRVLDLNYAVPAAKESTASNLMQSDASPPYSINIARNSVFHSDYKSTPVKPSFVEELPTFSGSANASLEIDSADEQAMERVRRQTDKRLSRYLQNYGDLASKQQKKLIKKEQEQLQLHRSKSESRHRGTQTMPQSFARRDVVLREAPGHNLSMPLLREMPKMTRKETGATLPVNGQRGIDSLKKRWEVPAVQKFSVSNSSPKILTQVGAIRKQLQAARFLDDVVEPEDY, encoded by the exons GATGATATGGAGCAATGGGTTACGGACACATTTTATTCGTATTTCCCCGGCTTTAACAATGAAAATCAGAAACGGCAAACTTATTTGCGTGAGCGACAGCGCGAGAACCAGCAGAACTTTCTCAAGCACCAG ATGCTTCATCCGCCGGTCACAAAGCATCAGCGACCGGGACAAGTGAGGAAGCCATCGCAACCGTcaccagcgccagcgccagctcCAGCTTTGGCCTCCACACTGGCGCGATCCAGCCAATCCAGCACAAGCACCTCGAATCACAGCACCACGGACAAGACTGATTTAGAGTTAATTGTAAATAGTAACCCGAACTATGTGCCGCCCAAAGTCCGCTCGACCACCACACGTAACAAGCTGCTGCAGGACCTGGGCCATGTGGAGCTGTCGAATATTGTGACGGGCGACGGGATTATGGAGCGTAATCTGCGTAGTGCCGAGCTGGAGACGGCCCGCAAAAAGGATTATCAACGCGATCTTATGCTACAGATTGAGGAGAAGCGCCGCTCCATAGAGTTGCTCAGGGAGAAGGAGCGTCGACAGGAGGAGGCACTCACCAG ACGACTGGAGACCCAACTAAAAACCATTAAGCTAGAAGAGCAATTGGAAAAGGAGCGCGTGCGAAATGAAAAG GCTCGCATTGACTCGGAACATAACCGCTTGATGCGCGACCAGTTGCTGGCCAAGCTGGAGCAGGACGcacagctgctgctggtcaAGGAGAGCAACAACCTGGCCGAAACACCGAGATCGCATCGGAGTAAAAACATCCACAACAGCGCAAATAATATTAGCACCGAAGCCACCGCCAACAAGGTGTATAAATACTTTAGTAACTCTGCACACCACGAGTACAGACGTGGCCAGCCGCTGCCGCCGGCCGTTGAGCTGGACTTTGAGCTGCCGCAAATGGCCAAGATCGAACGAGAGTGCTTCCATCTGTGCGAGAAGATATGCCCGCTGTGCGATGAGCCCCTGAAGAGCTACGAGAGCTGCTGTCTGCGGTGCCAGCGAAAGCTGGCAGTGAAACTGAAGCAGACGGAAAACGGCAACGAAAAGCAGCCCCAGGATCAAATTGGAGAGGAGGAAGAGGAATCGCCGCGTGATCCAGACGGCGACCCCCTTCACAACTGCGAGAGCAGCTATGCCCTGGTCTGCCACAAGTGCGAGCGCTTATACGCCATGTGCAGCCAGTGCCTGGCCAAGAGCGATGTGTGTCGAGCGTGCCAGCGAGAGCGGAATGTCTGCATGAACTGTCGCCGCAACTTGTGTTCGTTTTGCCTCGAGGAGGTTGCCTGCGGCCGCAACACGGAACGGACACATATCAATGAGACGGATGCTGACCGGCAACCACATTCGGACAACGCCTTTCGAGTACTGGATCTGAATTATGCAGTTCCAGCAGCTAAGGAGTCAACGGCCAGCAACCTGATGCAATCCGACGCATCGCCTCCCTACTCCATCAACATTGCACGTAACTCCGTGTTCCATTCCGACTACAAGTCGACGCCTGTCAAGCCATCCTTTGTGGAGGAGCTGCCGACGTTTTCGGGGAGTGCTAACGCTAGCCTTGAGATTGACAGCGCTGACGAGCAGGCCATGGAGAGGGTTCGGAGACAAACGGACAAGCGCTTATCGCGCTATCTCCAAAACTACGGAGATCTGGCTTCCAAGCAGCAAAAGAAGCTCATCAagaaggagcaggagcagttgcagttgcaccGCAGCAAGAGTGAATCCCGTCATCGTGGAACTCAAACGATGCCCCAATCTTTCGCCAGACGCGATGTGGTCCTGAGAGAGGCCCCTGGGCATAATCTATCGATGCCGCTGCTGCGTGAAATGCCCAAAATGACGCGCAAAGAGACGGGCGCCACATTGCCCGTGAATGGACAGCGGGGCATCGACAGTCTCAAAAAGCGCTGGGAG GTTCCTGCCGTGCAAAAGTTCTCCGTTTCCAACTCATCGCCCAAAATCCTCACTCAGGTGGGAGCCATCCGCAAACAGTTACAGGCTGCCCGGTTCTTGGACGATGTTGTCGAACCTGAAGATTATTGA
- the LOC108161475 gene encoding vitelline membrane protein Vm34Ca, producing MKFVAIIATICLLATSVAAEKRQTVGSAYGGGYEKPAAAPSYSAPAAPSYSAPAAPAYAAAPAAPAYAAPAPVSIPAPPCPKNYLFSCQPNLAPVPCSAPAPSYGSAGAYSQYAPVYAPQPLQW from the coding sequence ATGAAGTTCGTCGCTATTATCGCCACCATTTGCCTGCTGGCCACATCCGTTGCCGCCGAGAAGAGGCAGACCGTGGGCTCAGCCTACGGCGGTGGATATGAGAAGCCGGCAGCAGCTCCATCCTACTCGGCCCCTGCAGCTCCATCCTACTCTGCCCCCGCAGCTCCGGCGTACGCGGCCGCACCCGCTGCTCCTGCCTACGCGGCCCCCGCTCCGGTTTCCATTCCGGCCCCACCTTGCCCGAAGAACTACCTGTTCAGCTGCCAGCCCAACCTGGCTCCAGTCCCATGCAGTGCTCCGGCGCCCAGCTACGGATCCGCCGGCGCCTACTCGCAGTACGCCCCTGTCTACGCACCCCAACCCCTCCAGTGGTGA
- the LOC108161601 gene encoding uncharacterized protein LOC108161601 — protein MWNKPNLGIFLLCLMASGGNALPADVARYNKLGQSPTKPASLNCSAAPTTNQLGLDTESTPSPPEFEYALLGQDPKDQHWYRVSLTPTKNQTGYRAQFATRKQPPFDDQEAHKHDRTIGELLDWLDHSEERKLLQVYRDVLDDEQRETNQKLDNEVRSETDFRPTKSNHQLHLVGEETSTPALSPNESEPKAVQNFVYFIKGLE, from the exons ATGTGGAACAAACCAAACCTGGGAATCTTTCTCCTCTGTCTGATGGCCAGCGGGGGGAACGCGTTGCCCGCCGACGTAGCCAGATACAATAAATTGGG ACAAAGCCCAACAAAACCAGCCAGCCTGAACTGCAGTGCGGCCCCTACGACCAATCAGTTGGGTCTGGATACTGAGAGCACCCCGTCGCCACCGGAATTCGAGTACGCCCTGCTCGGTCAGGATCCTAAGGATCAGCATTGGTATCGCGTCAGTCTTACGCCCACGAAGAACCAGACGGGGTATCGCGCCCAGTTCGCCACCCGGAAGCAGCCGCCCTTCGACGACCAAGAGGCACACAAGCATGACAGGACCATTGGCGAACTGCTGGATTGGCTGGACCATTCCGAGGAACGAAAACTCCTGCAAGTGTACCGGGACGTGTTGGACGACGAGCAGAGGGAAACAAATCAAAAGCTAGATAATGAAGTCCGAAGTGAAACCGACTTCAGGCCCACAAAGAGCAACCATCAGCTGCACCTGGTGGGAGAGGAGACGTCAACCCCGGCTCTAAGTCCGAATGAAAGTGAGCCGAAGGCAGTCCAGAACTTTGTATACTTTATAAAGGGACTGGAATGA